The genomic window GTTCTATGCTGCATTCCACAACattatttcacacattttctgCAACCTTGCTCATTGTCTACATGTTAGAACTTGAAAGTGGAAACCATTCATGTTACAGTGACATTAACCAATTGTAAACTGAAGTAGTGATGCATTTCTTAGAACATTTAGAGATATTTTGCAACAGTCACTATAATATTTATCTGTTCTGTTCCTATCCACAAAATATCTGTGATTTACAATCACGCTATAAATTTATCCTAGAATGCGTTGTGATGTTGCGTGTACAGGATATGACAGGCCGAGAAATGGTCTTAATCACATTTGAATTTAGTCTCAGGGCAAGTTTGAAAAGTAACCATGAGCTGGTCATGAACTGGTCTTAATCACAAAACGGTGCTGTTTCAATCGAGCAGTTTTGGGGCCATTTGTCTAATATTTAAACCTCCAAAGTGATGAGTTTTCTCAGCTCATGGTTGCTTTTCAAACTTGACCTGAGacaaaatgaacatgaaaacctTTGATTATTCTATGGATtctctctcaactctctctTCCACCTCTTCCCGCACTCCCTACTGCACCCCACCCTTTTTATCTGGCAGGTTTCCAGGATGTGCATGTGATGATCTTTGTGGGTTTCGGCTTTCTCATGACTTTCCTGAAGCGCTACAGCTTCAGTGGTGTGGGCTTCAACTTTCTCATTGCAGCCTTTGGAATTCAGTGGGCACTGCTGATGCAGGGCTGGTTCCACTCTCTGGACCCCACTGACGGAAAAATTAGAATTGGAGTTGAGAGGTATTGATTTAGCTCCAAATTACCTAATACTGTAGGTGTTTCATTTCTGGATGTTTAGAattttagtatttatttattgcttccCAGTGTATCACAACCTAAATCAAATATTACGATGAGTTTCTATAACTTATTCAGATTTTAATCTCGTTCATAAACATGACTTATTGTGTAAACTTGCTGGACAAGTTTTTCCTCCAGTTTTTAATGACGCATATCATAAACCTGGTTTCTGTTTTAATAGTCTCATCAATGCTGACTTCTGCGTTGCTGGCTCCCTGATTGCATATGGAGCTCTTCTTGGGAAGGTCAGCCCAGTTCAACTGATGGTGGTCACGTTATTTGGGGTTACCTTGTTTGCTGTTGAAGAGTACATCATTCTCGACCTCATTCACGTAAGTATCATGATCACCTCTAGTCAAGAGAAAGATGTagtcacacacatgcttacatcATGGGTAAATTAACATTGCTAGTGTTCTCATACTTCTCAAATTGTTCTATTCACATCCAGGCAAGGGATGCTGGTGGTTCCATGGTCATCCACGAATTTGGTGGATACTACGGACTGGCCATATCTTGGGTTCTCTATCGACCCAATTTAGACCAGAGCAAACGTCTTCAGGGGTCTGTCTACCACTCTGATGTCTTTGCAATGATTGGTGAGTAGTTGGACAAATTTCACATGAGATCttcaaaaaagattttttattGAACcttctattttgtttttatgaactATGCTGGGCTACATTTGAGATGTATGAAATATTGTAGTGATTTACAGTATCAGGGAATAAAAATGTCAGGTGACAATCATCAGCACCAGGAGGCTAAAGGTTCCTCTCTTCACAGGAACACTATTCCTCTGGATGTTCTGGCCTAGTTTCAACTCAGCTATCACAGATCATGGAGATGGCCAGCATAGAGCAGCTATCAACACCTACCTTGGTTTGGCTGCTTCTGTCCTCACCACAGTTGCCATTTCCAGTCTCTCACAAAAGAGAGGCAAAGTGGACATGGTAATTACCTTTACCTTGCTGAGCTTGTAACATTAATATGTCAGTCTGTGATTGATAGTGCTTCAGATGGTAATGTGAAAAGGAATGTGACACAAGTGTCTGCTTTGATGGCTCAGGTGCATATTCAGAATGCCACCTTGGCTGGCGGGGTTGCCATGGGGACAGCCGCCGAGTTTATGATCACACCCTACGGTTCCTTGATTGTTGGCTTCTGCGTTGGTATTCTCTCCACATTTGGATATCTGGTGCTCACTGTGAGTACAGTAAAGAGATTCTTTTCACTCTATCCAACATTAATGTCAAGCTTAATCTAATGACTATCATGcacaattttgttttcttatagCCTTTCATGGAGAAGACACTGAAGATTCAGGACACTTGTGGAGTGCACAACCTACATGCTATGCCAGGACTCCTCGGTGGTGTCATCGGTGCCATTACAGCGGCAGCTGCCTCTGAATCCGTCTATGGACATGAAGGGTAAGCTTACTCAAAATAGGTGCTCAAGACACAAAATCCTGGTTCAACAAGTTTTTCAGTAAACATAGAGTTTAagaatttgttttattgttgacGAAGTGTTATGTAAACTTTTGAGGTTATTTCCGAGAATAAAGCAGGATGTAAAAATAATTTcactaaataaacacaacagaaagcTTGTACTTAATGacattttcaatattttttttcccctttctccccAGATTGATAAACACTTTTGATTTTGAGGGGCGATTTGCAAACAGGACAGTTGGCACTCAAGGTGGGCATCAGGCTGCTGGAATCTGTGTGGCCCTTGTCTTTGGGCTTGGAGGTGGAGCAATAGTGGGTGAGTGTGACCAGTGCCTTCAGTGAGGCTTGCTGTTCTTCATTGGCtttatgagggaaaaaaatacaggagTTAGGTTTGTTGGGTGTTTTTACAGCACCAGTAACTTCAGATAAATAAGGGGGAGGAGTTTGTtttacatcacattaaaaaaaaaacttctgtgaGCAGTTATATCTAATGTATGTTcattaaatactgttttgtcCAG from Chanos chanos chromosome 2, fChaCha1.1, whole genome shotgun sequence includes these protein-coding regions:
- the rhcga gene encoding rh family, C glycoprotein a isoform X2, whose translation is MGNCAQGCKNYFCRPKNTNVRFSLPAVCFVWQIAMIILFGVFIRYDEESDAHYVEFRRENNISSDIENDFYYRYPSFQDVHVMIFVGFGFLMTFLKRYSFSGVGFNFLIAAFGIQWALLMQGWFHSLDPTDGKIRIGVESLINADFCVAGSLIAYGALLGKVSPVQLMVVTLFGVTLFAVEEYIILDLIHARDAGGSMVIHEFGGYYGLAISWVLYRPNLDQSKRLQGSVYHSDVFAMIGTLFLWMFWPSFNSAITDHGDGQHRAAINTYLGLAASVLTTVAISSLSQKRGKVDMVHIQNATLAGGVAMGTAAEFMITPYGSLIVGFCVGILSTFGYLVLTPFMEKTLKIQDTCGVHNLHAMPGLLGGVIGAITAAAASESVYGHEGLINTFDFEGRFANRTVGTQGGHQAAGICVALVFGLGGGAIVGCILRLPIWGDPEDDNCFDDEVYWEVPEDEESIPPILEYNNHMTQKHTEISESNFTVEQS
- the rhcga gene encoding rh family, C glycoprotein a isoform X1 produces the protein MGNCAQGCKNYFCRPKNTNVRFSLPAVCFVWQIAMIILFGVFIRYDEESDAHYVEFRRENNISSDIENDFYYRYPSFQDVHVMIFVGFGFLMTFLKRYSFSGVGFNFLIAAFGIQWALLMQGWFHSLDPTDGKIRIGVESLINADFCVAGSLIAYGALLGKVSPVQLMVVTLFGVTLFAVEEYIILDLIHARDAGGSMVIHEFGGYYGLAISWVLYRPNLDQSKRLQGSVYHSDVFAMIGTLFLWMFWPSFNSAITDHGDGQHRAAINTYLGLAASVLTTVAISSLSQKRGKVDMVHIQNATLAGGVAMGTAAEFMITPYGSLIVGFCVGILSTFGYLVLTPFMEKTLKIQDTCGVHNLHAMPGLLGGVIGAITAAAASESVYGHEGLINTFDFEGRFANRTVGTQGGHQAAGICVALVFGLGGGAIVGCILRLPIWGDPEDDNCFDDEVYWEVNEKDEESIPPILEYNNHMTQKHTEISESNFTVEQS